In Phormidium yuhuli AB48, one genomic interval encodes:
- the pdxA gene encoding 4-hydroxythreonine-4-phosphate dehydrogenase PdxA — translation MSTPRLALTLGDPAGIGPEIVLKTLADPHCPSSQITVVGSRRVLHDTYRRLRGICEMTGWGDRCQPLKDPDAINLIDIDTDPATPGEGTAATGDASFAYLQAAIQRTQAGEFDAIITSPIAKSLWHQAGHIYPGQTECLAQGANCDRFGMMFVGRSPHTGWTLRSLLATTHIPLQDVPQALTPELLTEKLDLLVESLQRDFGIGAPDIAIAGLNPHSGEAGDLGREEVERLQPWLEEERRQRPGIKLRGLTPPDTLWVNPGRAWFERADVPVSDAYLALYHDQGLIPVKLMAFDLAVNTTIGLPFIRTSPDHGTAFDIAGKGIASTTSTLAAIALAQDLALRRQRLNIH, via the coding sequence ATGTCAACCCCCCGTCTGGCCCTCACCCTTGGCGATCCTGCTGGAATTGGCCCGGAAATCGTCCTCAAAACCCTGGCAGACCCTCATTGTCCCAGTTCTCAGATAACCGTGGTGGGGAGTCGTCGGGTGTTGCACGACACCTATAGGCGACTGCGGGGGATTTGCGAGATGACCGGTTGGGGCGATCGCTGTCAGCCTCTCAAAGATCCCGACGCCATCAACCTCATTGATATTGACACCGACCCCGCCACTCCCGGAGAGGGAACAGCGGCGACGGGAGATGCCAGTTTTGCCTATCTGCAAGCGGCCATCCAGCGGACTCAAGCGGGGGAGTTTGATGCCATTATCACCTCTCCCATTGCCAAATCCCTCTGGCATCAGGCGGGACACATCTATCCAGGACAGACAGAATGTTTAGCCCAGGGGGCGAACTGCGATCGCTTTGGCATGATGTTTGTGGGGCGATCGCCCCATACCGGCTGGACTCTACGTTCCCTCCTCGCCACGACTCATATTCCTCTGCAAGATGTCCCGCAAGCCTTAACCCCGGAACTGCTAACGGAGAAATTAGATTTACTGGTGGAGTCGCTACAACGAGATTTTGGCATTGGGGCCCCGGATATTGCCATCGCCGGCCTCAACCCCCATAGTGGCGAAGCGGGAGACTTAGGACGAGAGGAAGTCGAACGCCTACAACCCTGGTTAGAGGAGGAACGTCGCCAACGTCCTGGGATTAAGTTACGGGGACTCACCCCCCCCGATACCCTCTGGGTGAACCCCGGACGGGCCTGGTTTGAACGGGCCGATGTGCCGGTTTCTGATGCCTATTTAGCCCTTTATCATGACCAAGGCTTAATCCCGGTGAAGCTGATGGCCTTCGACTTAGCCGTCAATACCACCATTGGCCTACCCTTTATCCGCACCTCCCCTGACCACGGAACCGCCTTTGACATTGCCGGTAAGGGAATCGCCAGTACCACCAGCACCCTGGCGGCGATCGCCCTGGCTCAAGACCTGGCCCTACGGCGACAACGCCTTAACATCCATTAA
- a CDS encoding NAD(P)/FAD-dependent oxidoreductase yields MVYDVLIIGGGVIGCTIARELSRYAITTALIEKEGEVGFGTSKANSGIIHGGHHGPPETLKGQLEWEGNQQWDTLCEELGFGFKRIGELTVAMAEDQLATLEKLQDYGTRKGVPGLELWDGDRIQAEEPHISEEAIAALYAPTTGVINPYEACFGLAENAVLNGVALKCDRPVTGIRQEGETWIVETPQETLQGRFILNAAGLYADKIAEMAGVGSFRIRPRKGEEYLLDKRLQGFVKRVIFPCPTAVSKGILVIPTYDGTLMVGPTAEYVDSKEDLTTTAAGGQNVFSHVTQVVPGISPRDCIAEFAGLRAVTDSEDFIIGPSAKRGFINVAGIQSPGLTAAPAIATLLVEILRDEGLSLTHSDDFIPTIPKPIHFASLSTEEQMELAAKDPSYGRIVCRCEFISEGEIRDSIRRGASTLDGIKFRTRAGMGRCQGGFCTGRCMELIQEELGIPLTAITKRGGDSWVARPRHEEVSQSC; encoded by the coding sequence ATGGTTTACGACGTACTGATTATTGGCGGCGGCGTGATTGGCTGTACCATTGCCCGAGAACTGAGTCGCTATGCTATTACCACCGCCCTGATTGAGAAAGAAGGAGAAGTGGGCTTTGGAACCAGCAAAGCCAATAGCGGCATTATTCACGGCGGCCATCACGGTCCCCCAGAAACCCTCAAAGGACAACTTGAATGGGAGGGAAACCAACAGTGGGATACCCTCTGCGAGGAACTAGGATTTGGCTTTAAACGTATCGGTGAACTCACCGTGGCTATGGCCGAAGACCAACTCGCCACCCTAGAGAAACTGCAAGATTACGGGACCCGCAAAGGGGTTCCCGGCTTAGAACTCTGGGATGGCGATCGCATCCAAGCCGAAGAACCCCACATTAGTGAGGAGGCGATCGCCGCCCTCTACGCCCCCACTACGGGAGTGATTAACCCCTACGAGGCCTGTTTTGGTCTGGCAGAAAACGCGGTCTTAAACGGAGTCGCCCTCAAGTGCGATCGCCCTGTCACGGGTATCCGCCAAGAAGGGGAAACCTGGATTGTCGAAACCCCCCAAGAGACCCTTCAGGGACGCTTCATCCTCAACGCCGCCGGACTCTACGCCGACAAAATCGCCGAGATGGCCGGAGTTGGTAGCTTCCGCATTCGTCCCCGCAAAGGGGAAGAATACCTCCTAGATAAACGGTTGCAAGGCTTCGTTAAACGAGTCATCTTTCCCTGTCCCACCGCCGTCTCCAAAGGAATCCTCGTGATTCCCACCTACGACGGAACCCTCATGGTCGGCCCCACCGCCGAGTATGTCGACAGCAAAGAAGACCTCACCACCACCGCCGCCGGCGGTCAAAACGTCTTTAGCCACGTCACCCAAGTCGTTCCCGGAATCAGTCCCCGAGATTGCATCGCCGAATTTGCTGGCTTGCGGGCCGTCACCGACAGCGAAGACTTCATCATCGGCCCCAGCGCCAAACGCGGATTCATCAACGTCGCTGGGATTCAATCCCCTGGACTGACTGCTGCACCGGCGATCGCCACCCTCCTCGTCGAGATTCTCCGGGATGAAGGCTTATCCCTAACTCACTCAGACGACTTTATCCCCACCATCCCCAAACCCATCCATTTCGCCAGCCTCTCGACGGAAGAACAAATGGAACTGGCGGCCAAAGACCCCAGTTACGGACGCATCGTCTGTCGTTGCGAATTCATCAGCGAGGGAGAAATCCGGGATTCCATTCGTCGTGGGGCCAGTACCCTCGATGGGATTAAATTCCGCACCCGGGCTGGAATGGGGCGCTGTCAAGGAGGCTTCTGTACCGGCCGCTGCATGGAACTCATCCAGGAAGAACTCGGCATTCCCCTAACGGCCATTACCAAACGAGGCGGGGACTCCTGGGTGGCCCGTCCGCGACATGAAGAGGTGTCCCAATCATGCTAA
- a CDS encoding NAD(P)/FAD-dependent oxidoreductase, whose amino-acid sequence MLITNPKHLKPDYDVVVVGGGPAGMGAAIGAKESGAERVLVVDREKEAGGVLLQCIHPGFGLHHFKEELTGPEYAQRYLEQVLDQDIDLATDSYVLDLDRDNRVKLMSGQAGVNVLSSKAVVLAMGARERTRGAIRTPGTRVSGVLTAGLAQRFVNMMGLLPGNRAVILGSGDIGLIMARRLTLEGVEVVGVYEIMPHANGLNRNIVQCLQDFDIPLHLSTTVVDIHGGDRLEAVTVAPVDGFTPDMSRRQRIPCDTLLLSIGLIPDNELARQLNLRFDPITSGPLVSSTMETSKDGVFACGNTVHIHDLVDFVSQESELAGRNAGLYARGQQPPPDNIRLIPGENVGYCVPQTISSDRDHTVYMRVRRPMENCLLRLGEVYEKKIRFVLPAEMVNIKVRPKFLQQFHGDSLRVDIVPQP is encoded by the coding sequence ATGCTAATTACCAATCCCAAACATCTGAAACCCGACTATGATGTGGTCGTCGTCGGTGGCGGTCCCGCCGGGATGGGGGCGGCCATCGGGGCCAAAGAAAGTGGCGCCGAACGAGTCCTGGTGGTCGATCGCGAAAAAGAAGCGGGAGGGGTTCTGTTGCAATGTATCCATCCCGGCTTTGGCCTCCATCATTTCAAAGAAGAACTCACGGGCCCCGAATATGCCCAACGCTATCTGGAACAGGTCTTAGACCAAGACATCGACCTAGCCACCGATAGCTATGTTCTGGATTTAGACCGAGACAACCGGGTCAAACTCATGTCCGGCCAAGCTGGGGTAAATGTTCTCTCTAGTAAAGCCGTGGTGTTGGCTATGGGGGCCCGGGAACGCACCCGAGGGGCCATCCGCACCCCAGGAACCCGCGTCTCTGGGGTTCTCACCGCCGGCTTAGCCCAACGCTTTGTCAACATGATGGGCTTATTGCCGGGGAACCGGGCCGTGATTCTGGGGTCGGGGGATATCGGCTTGATTATGGCCCGACGACTGACCCTCGAAGGAGTGGAAGTGGTGGGGGTCTATGAAATTATGCCCCATGCCAACGGCTTGAACCGCAATATCGTTCAATGTCTCCAGGACTTCGATATTCCCCTGCATTTGTCCACAACTGTGGTGGATATTCATGGGGGCGATCGCCTCGAAGCGGTCACCGTCGCCCCCGTGGATGGTTTTACCCCCGATATGAGTCGCCGTCAGCGGATTCCCTGTGATACCCTGCTGCTGTCCATCGGTCTAATTCCCGACAACGAATTAGCCCGCCAGTTGAACTTACGCTTTGACCCCATTACCAGTGGTCCTTTAGTCTCCAGTACCATGGAAACTAGCAAAGATGGGGTGTTCGCCTGTGGCAATACCGTTCATATTCACGACTTGGTGGATTTCGTCAGTCAGGAGTCAGAACTCGCCGGACGCAACGCCGGACTCTACGCCCGGGGCCAACAGCCGCCCCCCGATAATATTCGGCTGATTCCCGGGGAAAATGTGGGCTACTGTGTTCCCCAGACCATTTCCAGCGATCGTGACCACACCGTTTATATGCGAGTTCGTCGGCCCATGGAGAATTGTCTGTTGCGTCTGGGAGAGGTGTACGAGAAGAAAATCCGTTTTGTTCTCCCCGCCGAAATGGTCAACATCAAAGTACGGCCCAAGTTTTTACAACAGTTCCATGGGGACAGTCTACGAGTTGACATTGTGCCCCAACCGTAA
- a CDS encoding DUF1667 domain-containing protein, which produces MTTATQQPETTHYLCIGCPMGCRLEVDDIEGEVVEVRGNSCRRGDAYGRQEHVAPKRMVTTTVRVEKGRWARLPVKTRDAIPKELMGDLCDALHSLTLEAPVSMGDVVLGNALDTGVDVVASRDMPRE; this is translated from the coding sequence ATGACCACAGCAACACAACAACCTGAAACCACCCATTATCTCTGTATTGGCTGTCCCATGGGCTGTCGCCTAGAGGTGGATGATATCGAGGGGGAAGTGGTAGAAGTTCGAGGCAATAGCTGTCGTCGCGGCGATGCCTATGGCCGCCAAGAACACGTCGCCCCCAAACGCATGGTGACCACCACTGTGCGCGTCGAGAAGGGCCGCTGGGCCCGGCTACCGGTGAAAACCCGCGATGCTATCCCCAAAGAGTTAATGGGAGACCTCTGTGATGCCCTCCATAGCCTAACCCTTGAAGCCCCAGTTTCTATGGGCGATGTGGTTCTCGGCAATGCCCTCGATACTGGGGTCGATGTGGTGGCCTCACGGGATATGCCGAGGGAATAG
- a CDS encoding rhodanese-like domain-containing protein, with the protein MAITSMKKLLLTLILACLCSFSIALSSALASHTADSVEVFEAIDEFLTSIPADYHRVGDTQALKDLMKRDNPLVIDVREPSEYADGHIPTAVNIPLRTISQNLNQIPKNRPVVLYCRSGYRTAMALTSLQLLGYDNVQSFTPSLAGWQAAGEPIEP; encoded by the coding sequence TTGGCTATCACTTCCATGAAAAAACTGTTGTTGACCCTGATTCTTGCGTGTCTCTGTAGTTTCTCAATTGCCCTATCGTCGGCCCTGGCCAGCCATACTGCCGACTCGGTAGAAGTGTTCGAGGCGATCGATGAATTTCTGACCTCGATTCCGGCTGATTATCACCGAGTCGGGGACACCCAAGCCCTCAAAGACCTCATGAAGCGAGACAATCCCCTCGTCATCGATGTTCGCGAACCCTCCGAATACGCCGATGGGCATATTCCCACTGCTGTCAACATCCCCCTGCGAACTATCAGTCAAAACCTGAATCAGATTCCCAAAAATCGCCCAGTCGTCCTCTACTGTCGCAGTGGCTATCGAACCGCCATGGCACTCACCAGCCTGCAACTCCTCGGCTACGACAACGTGCAATCCTTCACCCCCAGTCTCGCCGGTTGGCAAGCCGCCGGAGAACCCATCGAACCCTAG
- a CDS encoding tetratricopeptide repeat protein — protein MAHRGKWVGMLVTTALWLSAVEGVMAAGRRQIPLPNQGIPWELGLWPDLSANPVAATLPVIDLETKSLDWKAGLPLPPAPQGLGKLASSQPQTGLKQAETAALLEVEGELEDGDEVLPDGSLYDLHTFEGEAGQFVEIRLDSDDFDAYLILVGPEGERVAEDDDGGEGFNALISIQLPKTGRYSVIANAYDASGRGRYRLTVVAIRAEEYQREQERASANAEADQLLQQGIEQFNRSQFREALASWERALELYRAAGNRAEEGRALGNLGNVYNSLGQYERAIAFHEQHLAILREIGDRAGEGRALGNLGIVYDNLGQYERAIDFYEQSLAITREIGDRAGEGRALGNLGIVYDNLGQYERAIDFYEQSLAINREIGDRAGEGRALGNLGNVYNSLGQYERAIDFYEQYLAIAREIGNRAGEGNSLGGLGNVYDNLGQYERAIDFYEQYLAIAREIGDRAGEGNSLGGLGNVYNSLGEYERAIDFYEQYLAIAREIGDRAGEGGALGNLGIVYDNLGQYERAIDFYEQHLEIAREIGDRAGEGRALNNLGVAYRSLGQYERAIDFYEQSLVIAREIGDRAGEGSALGNLGIVYDNLGQYERAIDFSEQYLAIAREIGDRAGEGSALGNLGNVYNSLGQYERAIDFYEQRLAIAREIGDHGGEGIALGNLGSAYFSLGQYELALEQYCQAVALFNELGARAEEATVLSNIGRPLNRQGQPELAITFLKASVDILEAIRGDIRQLDTDLQQSFTDTVADDYRRLADLLLQQDRVLEAQEVLDLLKLQELEDYQIRNVRGTEETRQGLSFWQPEREIIDRFYSHLETHTDPQTFFTSTAITERVAQLQRNARSQNPNPEQLARLQGNLQQAGNAALLYPLVLDDRLELVLVTTTGISRHTVSVDRVQLNRVIAAFRSDILDPFSHPHPNAQQLYQWLIAPLTQEIDRAGAETILYAADGQLRYIPLAALHDGDQWLTQRYTVNHITAASLMDFSQSQAAPLSILAGAFPAEDLAVEVAGVQRYFNGLPYAQVEVENLEANLPGTVAFFSAGFNRQAIEPRLGDHTIIHLATHGTFQSGHPNDSFILLGDGDRITLFDLDQWELPNAALVVLSACETAVSGPELGTGVEILGFGYQIQRTGARAAIASLWVVSDGGTQVLMNGFYGAMQLGLPKAEALREAQMALITGDYTAVGGRRGDIEIRGGQRQNPMGDPLAHPYYWAPFILIGNGL, from the coding sequence ATGGCTCATAGGGGCAAGTGGGTGGGGATGCTGGTGACGACGGCCCTGTGGCTGTCAGCAGTGGAGGGGGTCATGGCCGCCGGACGACGGCAAATCCCTCTCCCTAATCAGGGAATCCCTTGGGAATTGGGGCTTTGGCCTGACTTGAGTGCAAACCCGGTGGCGGCAACGTTGCCAGTCATAGACTTAGAGACAAAATCCTTGGATTGGAAAGCTGGGTTGCCCTTGCCGCCAGCACCGCAAGGATTGGGCAAATTGGCATCTTCGCAGCCCCAGACGGGGTTAAAGCAGGCTGAAACCGCAGCCCTACTAGAGGTCGAAGGGGAACTAGAGGATGGTGATGAGGTCTTACCGGATGGCAGTTTGTACGACCTACACACTTTTGAGGGTGAAGCGGGACAGTTCGTTGAAATTCGCCTCGATAGTGATGACTTTGATGCCTATCTAATTCTGGTTGGTCCTGAGGGTGAGCGGGTCGCAGAAGATGATGATGGTGGTGAAGGGTTCAACGCTCTAATCTCTATTCAACTTCCCAAAACGGGCCGCTATTCGGTGATTGCTAATGCCTATGACGCTTCGGGACGGGGACGCTATCGGCTGACGGTGGTGGCCATTAGGGCTGAAGAGTATCAACGGGAACAGGAGCGTGCAAGTGCGAATGCTGAAGCTGACCAATTGCTCCAGCAGGGAATTGAGCAGTTCAACCGCAGTCAATTTCGAGAAGCGTTGGCCTCTTGGGAACGGGCGTTAGAACTCTATCGAGCAGCAGGGAATCGCGCTGAGGAAGGCCGGGCCCTGGGGAATTTGGGCAATGTTTACAACAGTCTGGGGCAGTACGAGCGCGCCATTGCCTTCCATGAACAACACCTAGCGATCTTGCGGGAGATCGGCGATCGCGCTGGGGAAGGCCGCGCCCTGGGAAATTTGGGCATTGTTTACGACAACCTGGGGCAGTACGAGCGCGCCATTGACTTTTATGAACAATCCCTGGCTATTACCCGCGAGATCGGCGATCGCGCTGGGGAAGGCCGCGCCCTGGGAAATTTGGGCATTGTTTACGACAACCTGGGGCAGTACGAGCGCGCCATTGACTTTTATGAACAATCCCTGGCTATTAACCGCGAGATTGGCGATCGCGCTGGGGAAGGCCGGGCCCTGGGGAATTTGGGCAATGTTTACAACAGTCTGGGGCAGTACGAGCGCGCCATTGACTTCTATGAACAATACCTGGCGATCGCCCGCGAGATCGGCAATCGGGCTGGGGAAGGCAACTCCCTGGGTGGTTTGGGCAATGTTTACGACAACCTGGGGCAGTACGAACGCGCCATTGACTTCTATGAACAATACCTGGCGATCGCCCGCGAGATCGGCGATCGCGCTGGGGAAGGCAACTCCCTGGGTGGTTTGGGCAATGTTTACAACAGTCTGGGGGAGTACGAACGCGCCATTGACTTCTATGAACAATACCTGGCGATCGCCCGCGAGATCGGCGATCGCGCTGGGGAAGGCGGCGCCCTGGGAAATTTGGGCATTGTTTACGACAACCTGGGGCAGTACGAGCGCGCCATTGACTTCTATGAACAACACCTAGAGATTGCCCGTGAGATAGGTGATCGCGCGGGGGAAGGCCGTGCCCTGAACAACTTGGGTGTTGCTTACCGCAGTCTGGGGCAGTACGAGCGCGCCATTGATTTCTATGAACAATCCCTAGTAATCGCCCGCGAGATAGGCGATCGCGCTGGGGAAGGCAGCGCCCTGGGAAATTTGGGCATTGTTTACGACAACCTGGGGCAGTACGAGCGCGCCATTGACTTCTCTGAACAATACCTAGCGATCGCCCGCGAGATAGGAGATCGGGCTGGGGAAGGCAGCGCCCTGGGCAATTTGGGCAATGTTTACAACAGTCTGGGGCAGTACGAGCGCGCCATTGACTTCTATGAACAACGGCTGGCGATCGCCCGCGAGATTGGCGATCACGGTGGGGAAGGCATCGCCCTGGGCAATTTGGGCAGTGCTTACTTTAGCCTGGGGCAGTACGAGCTCGCCCTAGAGCAGTACTGCCAAGCCGTCGCCCTCTTTAACGAACTCGGTGCCCGGGCTGAAGAAGCCACCGTCCTCAGCAATATCGGCAGACCCCTCAACCGCCAAGGCCAACCCGAACTCGCCATCACCTTCCTCAAGGCCAGCGTCGATATCCTCGAAGCCATACGCGGCGATATTCGCCAGCTCGACACCGACCTGCAACAATCCTTCACCGACACCGTCGCCGACGACTACCGCCGCCTCGCCGACCTCCTCCTCCAACAAGACCGCGTCCTCGAAGCCCAAGAAGTCCTCGACCTGCTGAAACTACAAGAACTCGAAGACTACCAAATCCGCAACGTGCGAGGCACCGAGGAAACCCGCCAAGGGCTGTCCTTCTGGCAACCCGAGCGGGAAATTATAGACCGCTTCTACAGCCACTTAGAAACCCATACCGACCCCCAAACCTTCTTCACCAGCACCGCGATTACAGAGCGCGTTGCCCAACTCCAACGTAATGCCCGCAGCCAAAACCCTAACCCGGAACAACTAGCCCGCCTGCAAGGCAACCTGCAACAAGCCGGTAACGCCGCCCTACTCTATCCCCTCGTCCTCGACGATCGCCTGGAACTCGTCCTGGTCACCACCACGGGCATTTCCCGCCACACTGTCTCTGTTGACCGGGTGCAGCTAAACCGGGTGATCGCCGCCTTCCGCTCCGACATCCTAGACCCGTTCAGTCATCCCCACCCCAACGCCCAGCAGTTGTATCAATGGCTAATTGCCCCCTTAACCCAGGAGATTGACCGAGCGGGAGCCGAAACCATCCTCTACGCCGCTGACGGCCAATTACGCTATATTCCCCTGGCGGCCCTCCATGATGGTGACCAATGGTTGACCCAGCGTTATACCGTCAACCACATTACTGCCGCTTCCCTGATGGACTTCTCCCAATCCCAAGCCGCTCCCCTGAGCATCCTGGCTGGAGCCTTCCCGGCTGAAGACTTGGCGGTAGAGGTGGCGGGGGTACAACGATACTTCAATGGTCTGCCTTACGCCCAGGTGGAGGTGGAGAATCTTGAGGCTAACTTACCGGGGACGGTGGCCTTTTTTAGTGCGGGATTCAATCGTCAAGCCATTGAGCCTCGCCTGGGAGACCACACCATTATTCACCTGGCCACCCACGGAACCTTTCAATCGGGTCATCCCAATGACTCGTTTATTTTGCTCGGGGATGGCGATCGTATTACCCTGTTTGACCTCGACCAATGGGAGTTACCTAACGCTGCCCTGGTGGTGCTCAGCGCCTGTGAGACGGCGGTGAGTGGGCCGGAGTTGGGTACAGGGGTGGAGATTCTGGGGTTTGGGTATCAGATTCAGCGTACCGGGGCCCGGGCGGCGATCGCCTCGCTGTGGGTCGTCAGTGATGGCGGGACCCAGGTGTTGATGAATGGCTTCTATGGGGCCATGCAACTGGGCTTACCCAAGGCGGAAGCCCTGCGAGAGGCCCAGATGGCTTTGATTACCGGGGACTATACGGCGGTAGGCGGTCGTCGGGGAGATATAGAGATTCGGGGCGGGCAGAGACAAAACCCCATGGGAGATCCCCTAGCTCATCCCTACTATTGGGCGCCGTTTATTCTCATCGGCAATGGGCTGTAG